In Lactuca sativa cultivar Salinas chromosome 5, Lsat_Salinas_v11, whole genome shotgun sequence, the DNA window CAAGTGTGAACCTCAtgccatactctttctttaaaaaGCTACACCTTCTGGAACTGAGACCAATCCGAATGGCGATCCACTTAGCAAACAAGACGGTGACATTCCCGAGAGGTATATGTGAAGATTTATTGGTAAAAGTCGATAAGTTTGTCTTTCCGGCAGATTTCATTGTGCTAGATATGGAGGAGGACCACCAAGTGCCAATAATCCTTGGAAGACCATTTTTGAATACCACGGGTGCCATAATAGACATACGAGACTCAAGGATTACCCTTTGAGTGGGGGAGGACTCAGTTATATTTGGAATGGATCAAGCCATGAAACATTCGAAGTGTAGTGATGATACTGCCTTTTCAGTAGATGTCTTGGAAGAATTATTAGAAGAATGGAAAGAAGACGAAAGAAGCGAACACATTCCGACTCCAGAAGATGATTTTGATGCT includes these proteins:
- the LOC111890633 gene encoding uncharacterized protein LOC111890633; translation: MEESSKVVLNDNCSASMLNKLPKKKGDPGSLTIPCQFGNLATSYELADSGASVNLMPYSFFKKLHLLELRPIRMAIHLANKTVTFPRGICEDLLVKVDKFVFPADFIVLDMEEDHQVPIILGRPFLNTTGAIIDIRDSRITL